The following proteins come from a genomic window of Trueperaceae bacterium:
- a CDS encoding aldehyde dehydrogenase family protein — MAIQSREAIRAGSYVAGEWFEPKTEKLIRVVNPAKPDEVLAEFPAAGREDTLRAIEVAQAAWPEWRDTPAPERGRVLWRAADIARRRLEEIARTMSLEEGKIIRESRGEVMKGVALLEYYAGAGFRISGKTLPSESRDTHTYTLRRPLGVVGLITPWNFPWAIPVWKAAPALVAGNAVVFKPASLTPGTAAILMEILEEAGLPAGVANMVVGSGSEVGNTIVDDPRIAAVSFTGSNSVGMGVNTRASQRGARVTCEMGGKNAVVVMNDADLDAAATAIVGGAFGATGQRCTATSRLVVERDVKNELLERLVAKAKALTLGPGLDEASDLAPAVDRKQFETDLQYIEIARSEGARLVYGGKAVDLGGGYFVEPTLFDGVTPDMRIFREEVFGPVLVVSEVSGLDEAIAAANAVEFGLAAAIFSQDNRSIMRFIEESEVGMVHVNEPTIGGEAQLPFGGAKSTGVGPREMGEEGLHFFTELKTVFVNYSGSGERALIR, encoded by the coding sequence GTGGCGATCCAGTCCAGAGAAGCGATTCGGGCAGGTTCATACGTGGCCGGCGAGTGGTTCGAGCCCAAGACGGAGAAGCTCATAAGGGTCGTCAATCCGGCGAAACCCGACGAGGTGCTGGCAGAGTTCCCGGCCGCAGGGCGGGAAGACACGCTGCGGGCGATCGAGGTCGCTCAGGCCGCCTGGCCCGAGTGGCGTGACACCCCTGCCCCCGAGCGCGGGCGGGTGCTATGGCGCGCAGCCGACATCGCCAGGAGGCGACTCGAGGAGATCGCCCGGACGATGAGCCTCGAAGAAGGGAAGATCATCCGCGAGTCGCGGGGCGAGGTGATGAAGGGCGTCGCTTTGCTCGAGTACTATGCCGGAGCCGGCTTCCGCATCTCAGGAAAGACGCTGCCCAGCGAGTCGCGCGATACCCACACCTACACCCTCAGGCGGCCGTTGGGGGTGGTGGGGCTCATCACCCCCTGGAACTTCCCCTGGGCCATCCCCGTCTGGAAGGCCGCCCCCGCCCTCGTCGCCGGCAACGCGGTCGTGTTCAAGCCCGCCAGTCTCACGCCCGGTACCGCGGCCATCCTCATGGAGATACTCGAGGAGGCCGGTCTCCCGGCCGGCGTCGCCAACATGGTCGTAGGCTCGGGCTCCGAGGTGGGCAACACGATCGTGGATGACCCGCGGATAGCAGCGGTTTCGTTCACCGGTTCGAACAGCGTCGGGATGGGCGTCAACACCCGCGCCTCGCAGCGGGGCGCCAGGGTCACCTGCGAGATGGGCGGCAAGAACGCGGTCGTCGTCATGAACGACGCCGACCTCGACGCTGCGGCGACAGCGATCGTAGGCGGAGCCTTCGGGGCGACCGGGCAGAGGTGTACGGCCACTTCGAGGCTCGTCGTGGAGCGCGACGTCAAGAATGAACTGCTCGAGCGGCTCGTGGCCAAAGCGAAGGCGTTGACACTGGGTCCAGGCCTCGACGAGGCGAGCGACCTGGCGCCGGCGGTCGATCGTAAGCAGTTCGAGACCGACCTTCAGTACATCGAGATCGCCCGGTCGGAGGGGGCCCGGCTCGTCTACGGTGGCAAGGCTGTCGACTTGGGCGGCGGCTACTTCGTCGAGCCGACGCTGTTCGACGGCGTCACCCCGGACATGAGGATCTTCCGCGAGGAGGTATTCGGGCCGGTGCTTGTGGTGAGCGAGGTGTCGGGCCTCGATGAGGCGATAGCAGCGGCGAACGCCGTCGAGTTCGGCCTGGCGGCCGCCATCTTCAGCCAGGACAACCGCTCGATCATGCGTTTCATCGAGGAGAGCGAGGTGGGGATGGTCCATGTGAACGAGCCCACCATCGGAGGCGAAGCCCAACTTCCCTTCGGCGGCGCCAAATCGACGGGCGTGGGGCCCAGGGAGATGGGTGAGGAGGGGCTGCACTTCTTCACCGAACTGAAGACCGTGTTCGTCAACTACTCGGGCAGCGGGGAGCGGGCGCTCATCCGCTGA
- a CDS encoding NAD(P)-dependent oxidoreductase, giving the protein MQEVVLEGTPLELEELRERFTELKPPMTAREARIEANRCLYCYDAPCIEACPTDIDIPTFIRKISTENVTGAAVTILEANLMGATCARVCPVEELCEGACVMGAHHKPIEIGRLQRYATDHLYERDIIPFQPAPSNGRRVAVVGAGPAGLTCAGELAKLGYGVTIFEKNELPGGLSTYGIVVMREPIRVALEEVEFVRKLGVEIRTGVEIGRDVSAQQLCEDFDAVFIAAGMGKVPEMGIPGEELEGVFEALSFIAETKLAEMEGLERLSRLPVGRNVAVIGAGNTAIDAATIAKRLGAQRVTIVYRRGEKEMPAYDFEYEFIKNEGVEFRFLSQPVRVLGEGGHVVGLECLEMQLSAPGPDGRRQVVPVAGSEFVIECDQVIKAIGQEKPAALIEAFGIESERGYLQVDDGQRTSDPKVFAGGDAARAKGEAMTVTAARDGKSAAKRIHEWLESEGARP; this is encoded by the coding sequence ATGCAGGAAGTCGTGCTGGAAGGAACGCCGCTCGAACTCGAGGAGTTGCGGGAGCGCTTCACCGAGCTCAAGCCTCCCATGACGGCCCGCGAGGCGCGCATCGAGGCCAACCGCTGCCTCTACTGTTACGACGCTCCCTGCATCGAAGCCTGCCCCACCGACATCGACATCCCCACCTTCATCAGGAAGATCTCGACCGAAAACGTCACGGGCGCCGCGGTTACGATCCTCGAGGCGAATCTGATGGGCGCGACCTGCGCGCGCGTCTGCCCCGTCGAGGAGCTGTGTGAGGGCGCCTGCGTGATGGGCGCCCACCACAAGCCGATAGAGATAGGTCGACTGCAGCGCTACGCCACCGACCACCTCTACGAACGGGACATCATTCCGTTCCAGCCGGCGCCCTCGAACGGCCGCAGGGTCGCCGTGGTGGGCGCCGGTCCGGCCGGTCTCACCTGCGCCGGCGAACTGGCCAAACTGGGCTACGGCGTCACCATCTTCGAGAAGAACGAACTTCCCGGCGGGCTCTCCACCTACGGCATCGTGGTGATGCGCGAGCCGATCAGAGTGGCTCTGGAGGAGGTCGAGTTCGTCCGCAAGCTCGGTGTCGAGATACGCACCGGGGTCGAGATAGGCAGGGACGTCAGCGCGCAGCAGCTGTGTGAGGACTTCGACGCCGTCTTCATCGCAGCCGGGATGGGTAAGGTCCCCGAGATGGGGATCCCGGGCGAGGAGCTGGAGGGTGTCTTCGAAGCCCTCTCCTTCATCGCCGAAACGAAACTGGCCGAGATGGAGGGGCTGGAGCGACTCTCTCGACTTCCGGTCGGCAGGAACGTCGCCGTGATCGGGGCAGGTAACACCGCCATCGACGCCGCCACGATCGCCAAGCGCCTGGGGGCTCAGCGGGTGACGATCGTCTACCGCCGAGGCGAGAAGGAGATGCCGGCCTACGACTTCGAGTACGAGTTCATCAAGAACGAAGGGGTCGAGTTCCGCTTCCTCAGCCAGCCGGTGAGGGTGCTCGGCGAGGGTGGACACGTCGTCGGCCTCGAGTGCCTCGAGATGCAGCTCTCGGCCCCGGGCCCGGACGGCCGCCGCCAGGTGGTGCCGGTTGCCGGCAGCGAGTTCGTGATCGAATGCGACCAGGTGATCAAGGCGATCGGCCAGGAGAAGCCGGCGGCGCTCATCGAAGCGTTCGGGATCGAGTCCGAACGAGGCTACCTGCAGGTGGACGACGGGCAGAGGACGAGCGATCCGAAGGTGTTCGCGGGAGGCGACGCGGCCCGGGCCAAGGGTGAGGCGATGACCGTCACCGCCGCCCGGGACGGGAAGTCGGCAGCCAAGCGGATCCACGAATGGCTGG